Within the Vicinamibacteria bacterium genome, the region GAGATGGTGTTGGAGTGAACGTACTAGGCCGGGCTTCCTTTACAGGTTGGGACGCCCCGAGGCCCAATGATGCGCATGTGGGCCGTTTGTACCCCGATGCTCCTCGTCGCCTGCGCGCGACCGCCCGAGCGCGTGTTCGTGCCTGGCAGTCCGTTTAAGCATGTCATCGAGGTACGCACGTCCCAAGGTGTGTCGGCGAATGTCCGAGTCGGTGAGTGGCTTACGCTGCACGCTCGGCGTGCAACGGGGCCGTGGGTGACCGTCGAGCGCAGGAAGCTCGGCCCCGGGGGTTGCTGGGTAGCTCCTTCCCCGCCGGAAGAGGAGACCGAGGTTGCGGATAACGTGGCCTGGAAGGCCTACCCGGCAAGTCAAGGAGAGTTCAACATTGGGATTCTCGGTGACCACACTCGCCGAGTTCGTTTCTCGGCTCCGGGCCGCTACTCGCTGAAGGCGACTAGTTCGACTTGGTGCAGTCCGAAAGTGGAAAGCAGCGAGCTGACGGTTGTGGTGGGGCAGTGATTGAGCACGATATCCAGACAGCGCGGCCCTCGCGGGTGACGTCAGGGCTGGCGGACGACATCGAACATGCCGATCAAGGTTGGTGAAGTAGAGGCGCTCTTTCGGTACCCAGTGAAGTCCATGAGCGGCGAACTTCTCGAGGTCGCCGACCTGGGCTGGCACGGTCTTGACGGCGACCGGCGCCTGGCCTTCCGTCGGGCGGACGATCGCGGCGGTTTCCCCTGGCTGACGGCCAGCAAGCTACCGGAGCTGATTCTCTTTGTTCCGCTGCGGCGGGCGCCCGCCGCCGGTGGAGACCTCCCCACGCACGTTCGTACGCCCGAAGGAGAGGAGCTGGCTGTTTTCGGCCAAGAATTGGCAGCGGAGGTCGGTCGCCGCCATGGTTCACCGGTTCAGATGATGAACCTGAATCGTGGCATATTCGACGAAGCGAGTATCTCCGTGATTACCTTCGCCACGGTCGGTGAAATCGGGAGGCTAGCGGCGCAGCCTCCAGACGTCCGGCGATTCCGACCGAACATCCTGATTGCATCGCTGCGATCAGTCCCCTTCGAGGAGGACGAGTGGGTGGGAGGCGTCCTCTCGTTCGGAGAAAGCAACGAGGCCGCCGCCATAGCCATCACTATGCGCG harbors:
- a CDS encoding MOSC N-terminal beta barrel domain-containing protein, whose protein sequence is MPIKVGEVEALFRYPVKSMSGELLEVADLGWHGLDGDRRLAFRRADDRGGFPWLTASKLPELILFVPLRRAPAAGGDLPTHVRTPEGEELAVFGQELAAEVGRRHGSPVQMMNLNRGIFDEASISVITFATVGEIGRLAAQPPDVRRFRPNILIASLRSVPFEEDEWVGGVLSFGESNEAAAIAITMRDERCSMANLDPDSARPTAEVLKAIVRVRDNMAGVYGTVTRRGRLALGQPVLFEPAAEHREHR